A portion of the uncultured Fibrobacter sp. genome contains these proteins:
- a CDS encoding NAD(+) synthase, translating into MFGFYRFASVCPTLKVADTAYNTAEIIRCAREAIDGGASFVVFPELCITGYTCSDLFHQELLLKKSLESLSEIAKAFADSDTVIAVGLPLRMFGCLYNCAAFVQKGKLVAVTPKIHLPNQREFYEKRHFSSGRDLLRGGVAGVAPICRVEGFGDVPVTNFFTVKGEGSEVRVGVELCEDLWTPVPPSGELALTGANVIVNLSASDALVGKGDYRRNLVMNQSARCMAAYVYASAGVHESTTDMVFSGHLMIAENGTMLAETKNYSRESEIIYADVDVERLNMQRLSEGSFQDFDSREFYARAASFDGLRSVESLKYRFVAPTPFVPGNAETRDQNCKEIFNIQCAGLAKRIEASHTKRAVVGLSGGLDSTLALLVISETFKLLKRPASEILVLTMPGFGTTKRTKNNAVTMAELLGVELRTVDIQKACMQHFADIGHDPNTLNVTYENVQARERTQILMDIANKEGGIVVGTGDLSEIALGWSTYNADHMSMYAVNCDIPKTLVRHVVGWYADRARNFVADEKTADELSLVLRDILDTPVSPELLPADANGQIAQKTESILGAYEIHDFYLYHFAKYGATPQKMLFLAKYAFAGKYSDEELEKALAVFVRRFFTQQFKRSCIPDGPKVGTISLSPRADWRMPSDSSFSDWL; encoded by the coding sequence ATGTTTGGATTTTACCGATTCGCATCTGTTTGCCCGACGCTGAAAGTCGCCGATACTGCCTACAATACGGCTGAAATTATCCGTTGCGCCCGCGAGGCGATTGACGGGGGAGCGTCCTTTGTCGTGTTCCCCGAACTTTGCATTACGGGGTACACCTGTAGTGATCTGTTTCATCAGGAACTGTTGCTTAAGAAGAGTCTGGAATCGCTTTCGGAGATTGCGAAGGCTTTTGCGGATAGTGATACGGTGATTGCGGTGGGGCTTCCGCTTCGCATGTTCGGTTGCCTCTACAACTGCGCCGCCTTTGTGCAGAAGGGGAAGCTTGTGGCGGTGACGCCCAAAATTCATTTGCCGAACCAGCGCGAATTCTACGAAAAACGTCATTTCTCAAGCGGCCGCGATCTGTTGCGTGGCGGTGTGGCTGGGGTTGCGCCGATTTGCCGTGTCGAGGGCTTTGGCGATGTGCCGGTGACGAATTTCTTTACGGTGAAGGGCGAGGGTTCCGAGGTACGTGTCGGCGTGGAACTCTGCGAAGACTTGTGGACGCCGGTCCCTCCGAGCGGTGAACTTGCCCTGACCGGTGCAAACGTGATTGTGAACCTTTCTGCAAGTGACGCCCTGGTGGGCAAGGGCGACTATCGCCGCAACCTGGTGATGAACCAGTCGGCGCGTTGCATGGCCGCCTATGTGTATGCTTCGGCGGGGGTGCACGAATCGACGACGGACATGGTCTTTAGCGGTCACCTGATGATTGCCGAAAACGGGACGATGCTTGCCGAGACGAAAAATTACAGCCGCGAATCTGAAATCATCTACGCCGATGTCGACGTGGAACGCCTGAACATGCAGCGATTGAGCGAAGGCTCGTTTCAGGATTTCGATAGCCGCGAATTTTATGCGCGTGCGGCAAGTTTCGACGGATTGCGCTCGGTGGAGAGCCTCAAGTACCGCTTCGTGGCGCCGACTCCGTTTGTACCGGGGAACGCCGAAACCCGCGACCAGAACTGCAAGGAAATTTTCAATATCCAGTGTGCAGGGCTTGCGAAACGCATCGAGGCTTCGCATACCAAACGCGCTGTCGTGGGGCTTAGCGGTGGGCTTGATTCGACGCTTGCGTTGCTCGTGATTTCGGAAACATTCAAGTTGCTGAAACGCCCTGCAAGCGAAATACTCGTGCTCACGATGCCCGGCTTCGGAACGACGAAACGCACCAAGAACAACGCTGTTACGATGGCGGAACTGTTGGGCGTAGAACTTCGTACGGTCGATATCCAGAAGGCTTGTATGCAGCACTTTGCGGACATCGGCCATGACCCGAATACGCTCAATGTGACTTACGAAAATGTGCAGGCCCGTGAACGCACCCAAATTTTGATGGATATCGCGAACAAGGAAGGCGGTATCGTGGTGGGAACGGGAGACCTTTCCGAAATTGCGCTCGGCTGGAGCACCTACAATGCCGACCATATGTCGATGTATGCAGTAAACTGCGATATTCCGAAGACGCTCGTGCGCCACGTGGTGGGCTGGTATGCGGACCGCGCAAGGAACTTCGTTGCCGACGAAAAGACTGCCGATGAACTTTCCCTGGTTCTCCGCGATATTCTTGATACACCGGTTTCGCCGGAACTGTTACCTGCCGATGCCAATGGGCAAATTGCGCAGAAGACCGAAAGCATTCTGGGCGCCTACGAAATCCACGACTTTTACCTGTATCATTTTGCCAAGTACGGTGCGACTCCGCAAAAGATGTTGTTCCTGGCGAAGTATGCTTTTGCGGGGAAATATAGCGACGAGGAACTGGAAAAAGCGCTTGCCGTATTCGTGCGCAGATTCTTTACGCAACAGTTCAAGCGTAGCTGTATTCCGGACGGCCCGAAGGTCGGAACGATTTCCCTGTCGCCGCGAGCCGACTGGCGTATGCCCAGTGATTCGAGTTTCAGCGACTGGCTGTAG
- a CDS encoding thioredoxin-like domain-containing protein — MDLFAKTSFIRNLSVAVLLTTGISFAVPWLGATYKRTTFENHLAMNVEGVHPESGCFTAGMKIGDMIIGVQGQTLTDISQIRSAVANRKAGDKIQIEIVRDGKKKKLTVPLTERPDDISSLTGSAIGSKIAKFGENFYKNGEKRKEKPKATLLDFWATWCGPCRATLPVLANLYKKYSPKGLEIIGIADESVETLNAFYAQQHASPYPLYRDATKEMWMRYGIHAVPTLMLLDQDGYIKQVWSGAPTEAMIERILKDVIN, encoded by the coding sequence ATGGATTTGTTTGCGAAAACTTCTTTTATTCGGAATCTTTCTGTAGCGGTTCTTTTGACTACCGGTATTTCTTTTGCGGTTCCCTGGCTAGGGGCGACCTATAAAAGGACCACCTTCGAAAATCATCTTGCGATGAATGTGGAGGGGGTGCATCCTGAATCGGGCTGCTTTACGGCTGGAATGAAAATCGGAGACATGATTATCGGTGTCCAGGGGCAGACTCTTACGGACATTTCGCAGATTCGCTCGGCTGTTGCAAACCGCAAGGCCGGAGATAAAATCCAAATTGAAATTGTTCGTGATGGCAAGAAGAAAAAGTTGACGGTTCCCCTGACTGAACGACCGGATGATATCAGTAGCCTGACGGGTTCTGCCATTGGCAGCAAGATTGCGAAGTTCGGTGAAAATTTCTACAAGAACGGCGAAAAGCGCAAGGAAAAACCGAAGGCGACCTTGCTTGACTTCTGGGCGACTTGGTGCGGTCCTTGCCGCGCGACACTTCCTGTGCTTGCGAACCTGTATAAAAAATACAGCCCCAAGGGGCTGGAAATAATTGGTATTGCCGATGAATCTGTAGAAACGCTAAATGCGTTCTATGCGCAACAGCATGCATCTCCCTATCCGCTTTATCGTGATGCCACGAAAGAAATGTGGATGCGATATGGAATTCACGCTGTACCTACGCTTATGCTGCTAGACCAAGATGGCTATATCAAGCAGGTATGGAGCGGCGCTCCCACCGAAGCGATGATTGAGCGGATATTGAAGGATGTGATTAATTAA
- a CDS encoding peptidoglycan DD-metalloendopeptidase family protein gives MKWTTLTLIAFFPLAIFAKDMGIPSHPETLIEDGQTSLANETEDKSIKEIIDPAEATKNENIGNTTEQATTEPVTKDSHATDPSEKTATADSQSNDSEEIAEADSLVEDSLAQSEAGAESEDAEAELAADMNSVDSATVDSASRLVLDMTTAFVPTASRRISAPYGIRTYRMHRGVDLGLCHGEDRTIVAAFKGVVVKVRNQGRRKGYGKFVIMDHGNGLTTLYAHLASWQVNVGDTLQAGDTIGVGGNTGRSFGAHLHFEMRFNGNYIDPATVFNFADGTYINAMTEIEEEKLQLVEADFQKELSKHRYYKVRRGDCLGKIARKYGISITRLKQLNGIKGNMIRPGQVLRCS, from the coding sequence ATGAAATGGACAACCCTTACCCTGATTGCATTTTTCCCCCTGGCTATTTTTGCCAAGGATATGGGAATTCCTTCCCATCCGGAAACGCTCATCGAAGATGGCCAGACAAGCCTCGCCAACGAGACCGAAGATAAGTCCATAAAAGAAATCATTGACCCCGCCGAAGCAACAAAAAACGAAAATATCGGCAACACCACCGAACAGGCCACAACAGAACCCGTTACGAAGGATTCCCACGCTACCGATCCATCCGAAAAAACGGCCACCGCAGATTCGCAGTCCAATGATTCCGAAGAAATCGCCGAAGCCGACTCCTTGGTCGAAGATTCCCTCGCCCAAAGCGAAGCCGGAGCAGAAAGCGAAGACGCCGAAGCTGAACTCGCTGCCGACATGAATTCAGTCGACTCGGCGACCGTTGATTCCGCAAGCAGGCTTGTCCTCGACATGACGACCGCCTTTGTCCCCACGGCAAGCAGACGCATTTCAGCCCCCTACGGAATCCGCACCTACCGCATGCATCGTGGCGTAGACCTCGGACTCTGCCACGGTGAAGACCGCACCATCGTAGCCGCCTTCAAGGGCGTTGTCGTAAAGGTCAGAAACCAGGGCCGACGCAAGGGTTACGGTAAATTTGTCATCATGGACCATGGAAACGGACTAACTACCTTATACGCACATCTTGCGAGCTGGCAAGTCAACGTTGGCGACACCCTGCAGGCAGGCGACACCATCGGCGTAGGCGGCAACACGGGCCGCTCCTTCGGAGCGCATCTCCATTTTGAAATGCGTTTCAACGGAAACTACATCGACCCCGCTACCGTATTCAACTTCGCAGACGGCACATACATCAACGCAATGACCGAAATCGAAGAAGAAAAGCTCCAGCTGGTCGAAGCGGATTTTCAGAAAGAACTTTCAAAGCACCGCTACTACAAGGTGCGTCGCGGCGACTGCCTTGGAAAAATCGCCCGCAAGTATGGAATTTCGATTACGCGTCTCAAGCAGCTGAACGGCATCAAGGGCAACATGATTCGTCCAGGCCAAGTGCTCCGCTGTTCGTAA
- the thiE gene encoding thiamine phosphate synthase, with protein MKKLDTTLYFITDSTTVPEKRFLPVVEAACKGGATLIQLREKDKSTREYLKLAEATHEVTLRYGIPLIIDDRVDVALAIGAEGVHVGQSDMPVHLARKLMGPDKIVGATAKTVPQALEAYEQGADYLGCGAIYPTTTHVKTVITPVETLKDVVKAVPIPVNAIGGLNKDNLFVLKGSGIAGVCAVSAIMKAADPETAARELKQAFLDLG; from the coding sequence ATGAAAAAACTCGATACGACGCTTTATTTTATTACCGATAGTACGACGGTGCCTGAAAAACGCTTTTTGCCGGTGGTGGAAGCCGCCTGCAAGGGGGGAGCGACCCTTATCCAGCTGCGTGAGAAGGACAAGTCTACCCGTGAGTACCTGAAACTTGCCGAGGCGACTCACGAAGTGACCTTGCGCTACGGAATTCCCTTGATTATCGATGATCGTGTGGACGTCGCCCTTGCGATTGGGGCGGAAGGAGTGCACGTGGGACAGTCCGACATGCCGGTTCACTTGGCCCGGAAGCTCATGGGACCCGACAAGATTGTCGGGGCGACAGCCAAAACGGTTCCGCAGGCACTCGAGGCTTATGAACAGGGGGCTGATTACCTGGGCTGCGGAGCAATTTACCCGACCACGACCCATGTAAAAACCGTCATCACTCCGGTGGAAACACTCAAGGATGTCGTGAAGGCCGTCCCCATTCCGGTGAATGCGATCGGTGGACTCAACAAGGATAACCTCTTTGTGCTGAAGGGTTCGGGAATTGCTGGGGTATGTGCCGTGTCTGCGATCATGAAGGCGGCTGATCCGGAAACGGCGGCTCGCGAACTCAAGCAGGCGTTCCTGGATTTGGGCTAA
- a CDS encoding NAD-dependent deacylase codes for MSKTQFPRLVVLTGAGISAESGLRTFRGNDGMWEHENIDDVCTPEGYYRDKKRVKDFYNFLRKGLKEHKPNAAHFALAELEKRLGDDFLLVTQNVDNLHERAGSKRVLHMHGDLMRLTCEHNPKHEFLFDGEETLDTRCPFCGAMSRPDIVFFGEQPLYMEEIQDALRHCKEFVYIGTSSVVYPAAGFKSFAKGFGAKVTCLNLEVPTSDPYTDIFVQGKATEIVPKWCKEFK; via the coding sequence ATGAGTAAGACACAGTTTCCGAGACTCGTTGTTTTAACCGGCGCTGGCATCAGTGCCGAATCGGGATTACGAACCTTCCGCGGCAACGACGGTATGTGGGAACACGAAAATATCGACGACGTGTGCACCCCCGAAGGCTACTACCGCGACAAGAAACGCGTCAAGGATTTCTACAACTTCTTAAGGAAGGGACTCAAGGAACACAAACCGAACGCAGCGCATTTCGCCCTGGCCGAACTGGAAAAACGTCTAGGTGACGATTTTCTCTTGGTCACGCAGAACGTGGACAACCTGCACGAGCGCGCGGGATCCAAGCGTGTGTTGCACATGCACGGCGACCTGATGCGCCTGACCTGCGAGCACAACCCCAAGCACGAATTTCTGTTCGACGGCGAAGAAACCCTGGACACGCGCTGCCCCTTCTGCGGAGCCATGAGCCGCCCGGACATCGTATTCTTCGGCGAACAGCCGCTTTACATGGAAGAAATTCAGGATGCCCTAAGGCACTGCAAGGAATTCGTATACATCGGTACAAGCAGCGTCGTCTACCCCGCTGCAGGATTCAAGAGTTTCGCCAAGGGTTTTGGAGCCAAGGTCACCTGCCTGAACCTTGAAGTTCCGACCAGCGACCCCTACACAGACATTTTTGTACAAGGTAAAGCGACAGAAATCGTCCCCAAGTGGTGCAAGGAATTCAAATAA
- a CDS encoding M20/M25/M40 family metallo-hydrolase has product MEQKAFDSVVAAVRAKMPAYIQTLSDLVSIPSISFDNFDQKYVLDSAEKVKELFLQAGLTNVQFLLPPSGRPSVYGESLTSPDKPTVLLYAHHDVQPPMREALWNTKPFEACKQGDRLYGRGTADDKAGIVVHLAALEQVRALKKNEGPNLKFLIEGEEESGSAGFAEILKKNSELLKCDAVIVADLENFAKGIPSITTTLRGMIAVNVELKATKAPLHSGSWSGPIPDPGQVLCRMITSLTDGKGNILIPNFEDTLVPPTEAELESYKSLGMTEEIFRNDGGVLESVQLKVPENEILLSLWRRPSIVVTTMEVGSRTNAGNVLQDSAYARIGIRLAPGMDADVATQQLVEFLQEQVPYGLVCSIVTEDGANPFVTDTTHPFFQKMSESMSKAYGSETKFIGCGASIPGAELFRNTFGNIPILLTGLEDPECNAHGENESLYLPDFEHGIVAETLFFGDIC; this is encoded by the coding sequence ATGGAACAGAAAGCATTTGATTCCGTTGTTGCTGCCGTTCGTGCAAAGATGCCCGCCTATATCCAGACCCTGAGCGATCTGGTAAGCATACCTTCAATCAGTTTTGACAACTTCGACCAGAAATACGTTCTGGATAGCGCCGAAAAAGTCAAGGAACTTTTCTTGCAAGCAGGCCTTACCAACGTACAGTTCCTTTTGCCACCCAGTGGACGCCCTTCCGTGTATGGGGAAAGCCTCACGAGCCCCGACAAGCCGACCGTGCTTTTATACGCCCATCACGATGTCCAGCCCCCCATGCGCGAAGCCCTCTGGAACACCAAGCCCTTTGAAGCCTGTAAACAGGGAGACCGCCTTTATGGCCGCGGTACCGCCGACGACAAGGCGGGAATCGTCGTCCATCTCGCCGCTCTTGAACAGGTGCGCGCCCTGAAAAAAAATGAAGGTCCGAACCTCAAGTTCTTGATTGAAGGTGAAGAAGAATCCGGAAGTGCGGGATTCGCCGAAATTCTGAAGAAAAACTCTGAGCTTTTAAAATGCGACGCCGTCATTGTCGCAGACCTCGAAAACTTTGCCAAGGGAATACCCTCGATTACCACGACGCTACGCGGCATGATTGCCGTGAACGTGGAACTCAAGGCAACCAAGGCTCCACTCCATTCTGGCAGCTGGTCAGGCCCCATTCCCGATCCCGGTCAGGTGCTTTGCCGCATGATTACAAGTCTCACCGACGGCAAGGGAAACATTCTGATTCCTAATTTCGAAGATACGCTCGTTCCCCCGACCGAAGCAGAACTCGAAAGCTACAAGAGCCTCGGCATGACCGAAGAAATTTTCCGCAACGACGGTGGAGTTCTGGAAAGCGTCCAGCTGAAAGTTCCCGAAAACGAAATTCTCTTATCACTATGGCGCAGGCCCTCTATCGTGGTAACCACGATGGAAGTCGGTAGCCGCACAAATGCCGGAAACGTTCTGCAAGACAGCGCCTACGCCCGCATCGGCATTCGACTGGCCCCTGGCATGGACGCCGATGTCGCCACGCAACAGTTGGTCGAATTTCTGCAGGAGCAGGTTCCCTACGGTCTTGTATGCAGTATCGTGACCGAAGATGGAGCGAACCCCTTCGTCACCGACACCACACACCCGTTCTTCCAGAAAATGAGCGAATCCATGTCGAAGGCCTACGGGTCCGAGACCAAGTTTATCGGTTGTGGTGCAAGTATCCCCGGAGCAGAGCTGTTCCGCAACACATTCGGCAACATTCCCATTTTGCTCACGGGCCTCGAAGACCCCGAATGCAACGCCCACGGAGAAAATGAAAGCCTTTACCTGCCCGACTTCGAACACGGAATCGTGGCTGAAACCTTGTTCTTTGGAGATATCTGCTAA
- a CDS encoding chloride channel protein — MKSFSSQFTRLLVVNGYFSKIALATVIGLVTGFVAVAFHYGLSLANKLVRLPWTGEGALPWWSFAAMPMVGGLVVGLLIFRIAKAPEAAGQGTDNMIRSFHYQGGSIRPRVAPVKFITSIITLATGGSAGYEGPITQIGSGIASTLSGFFKMPQSLRRQFTLAGTAAGLGAIFKAPLAGALTSVEVLYREDFESNAFVTSIVSSVVAFTVYIAVVGTAPAIAGVPVFPLTNAAELLACAALGVFCFPFSYLYVRCYAESETRFARWKIPDWIKPAVGGAFISVIILAYPEVAGGGFEYIGELMRGLVPHTLWGVLLLLAIAIAKIVATAFTVGSGGSGGVFGPSLFIGGVLGAMFAGICELVFPGAVRAPEMFILVGMAAFFAGAAKAPIAGVVMVCEMTGSYSLLPGLLIAAVMHIAFSRPWSIYKSQVLNKFASPAHRSDMDVDVLSVMTVGEVIETCEMKTLKGNEPLSEVLKFVDLNYVYPVYEGKTYLGLLDMSVVKSAYISSPDLIQHLLVSDCTVKVPMLLVSTDLHTASKIFARFSIDELCVKDERENVVGVLRHAAIFKAYDRIVKQELR, encoded by the coding sequence GTGAAGTCTTTTTCCTCACAGTTTACCCGACTTCTCGTTGTAAACGGGTATTTCTCAAAAATAGCGCTCGCGACGGTGATTGGCCTTGTGACGGGTTTTGTCGCGGTGGCGTTTCATTATGGATTGTCGCTTGCCAATAAGCTTGTCCGTTTGCCCTGGACGGGGGAGGGGGCGCTCCCATGGTGGAGCTTTGCCGCAATGCCTATGGTGGGTGGCCTGGTCGTTGGCCTGTTGATTTTCCGCATAGCCAAGGCGCCTGAGGCGGCGGGGCAGGGGACGGACAACATGATTCGCTCCTTTCATTACCAGGGTGGGAGTATTCGCCCCCGTGTGGCTCCGGTAAAGTTTATCACGAGCATCATTACGCTTGCTACAGGCGGAAGCGCCGGTTACGAAGGCCCGATTACGCAGATCGGTTCGGGAATCGCCTCTACGTTGAGTGGGTTCTTTAAGATGCCGCAGTCGTTGCGCAGGCAGTTTACCCTTGCGGGAACGGCTGCGGGACTCGGGGCGATTTTCAAGGCCCCGTTGGCGGGAGCGCTCACGTCGGTCGAGGTGCTTTACCGTGAAGATTTTGAATCGAATGCATTCGTGACGTCGATTGTTTCTTCGGTGGTGGCGTTCACGGTGTATATCGCGGTGGTGGGAACGGCGCCGGCGATTGCGGGGGTCCCGGTCTTTCCGTTGACGAATGCCGCTGAGCTATTGGCCTGTGCGGCCCTTGGCGTTTTCTGCTTTCCGTTTTCGTATTTGTATGTGCGTTGCTACGCTGAATCTGAAACCCGCTTTGCTCGCTGGAAAATCCCCGACTGGATTAAGCCTGCTGTGGGCGGGGCCTTTATTTCGGTGATTATTCTTGCATACCCCGAAGTGGCGGGTGGCGGATTCGAATATATCGGCGAACTCATGCGCGGGCTTGTGCCGCATACCCTATGGGGCGTATTGTTGCTGCTTGCGATTGCGATCGCAAAGATTGTCGCGACTGCTTTTACAGTAGGTTCGGGTGGCTCGGGTGGAGTGTTTGGCCCTTCGCTTTTCATTGGCGGTGTACTTGGTGCGATGTTTGCGGGAATCTGCGAACTTGTTTTCCCCGGTGCGGTGCGGGCTCCCGAAATGTTTATCTTGGTTGGAATGGCAGCCTTTTTTGCGGGGGCGGCCAAGGCTCCGATTGCGGGCGTGGTGATGGTCTGCGAAATGACCGGGAGCTATAGCCTTTTGCCGGGACTCCTGATTGCCGCCGTGATGCATATCGCCTTTTCGCGACCCTGGAGCATTTACAAGAGTCAGGTGCTGAACAAATTTGCAAGCCCCGCGCATCGAAGCGACATGGATGTCGATGTGCTGAGCGTGATGACTGTCGGAGAAGTGATTGAAACCTGCGAGATGAAAACCCTCAAGGGAAATGAACCGCTTTCGGAGGTGCTGAAGTTCGTGGACCTGAATTATGTCTATCCTGTTTATGAGGGCAAGACCTATTTAGGACTTTTGGATATGTCGGTGGTGAAATCCGCCTATATTTCGTCTCCGGACTTGATTCAGCATCTGCTTGTTTCGGATTGTACGGTCAAGGTTCCGATGCTTCTGGTTTCGACGGACCTGCATACGGCATCCAAGATTTTCGCCCGTTTTTCAATTGACGAACTTTGTGTGAAGGACGAGCGTGAAAATGTGGTGGGGGTCCTGAGACATGCGGCCATTTTCAAGGCTTACGACCGTATTGTCAAACAGGAATTGCGGTAA
- a CDS encoding tRNA-dihydrouridine synthase family protein: MFPIHFAPLQGFTESAYRLAHYRFAPGIDTYYTPFLRIEKGNVREKDLRDLETDLHFIAETLDGASTDKQGTNSKRKPYHLIPQIIVRDRAEFEILTKTVTGLGFTEIDINMGCLYPMQAKSGRGSGLLARPEKVREILDAINQFSSEKHVQFSIKMRIGYSEPNESLQLLPMLNDTSLAHITLHPRLGIQQYKGALDFNTFDQFYTDCKHPLLFNGDLANLQQIKYIETRYPKLSGIMIGRGLLANPVLAAQYAGIPCETPIDTLLKIHTEMLADYTGRLQGSAQILNKIRPFWTYTEIPKKIQKKIEKSRNLAEYLEAVNELS, translated from the coding sequence ATGTTCCCCATCCATTTCGCTCCGCTCCAGGGATTCACTGAATCCGCCTACAGGCTAGCCCACTACAGATTCGCACCGGGAATCGACACCTACTACACGCCTTTTCTTAGAATCGAAAAGGGGAATGTCCGAGAAAAGGATCTCCGCGACCTCGAAACAGACCTGCATTTTATCGCCGAAACGCTCGACGGCGCAAGCACCGACAAACAAGGTACAAACAGCAAAAGAAAGCCTTACCACCTGATACCGCAAATCATTGTCCGCGATAGGGCGGAATTCGAAATTCTGACTAAGACCGTCACAGGCCTCGGATTCACGGAAATCGACATCAACATGGGTTGTCTCTACCCGATGCAGGCCAAGTCCGGTCGTGGTTCGGGGCTTCTTGCACGCCCCGAAAAAGTCCGCGAAATCCTCGACGCCATCAACCAGTTTTCAAGCGAGAAGCACGTTCAATTCAGCATCAAGATGCGCATCGGGTATTCAGAACCTAACGAAAGCCTGCAGCTCTTGCCGATGCTGAACGACACCTCACTCGCCCACATCACGCTACACCCGAGGCTTGGAATCCAGCAGTACAAGGGCGCGCTCGACTTTAACACATTCGACCAGTTCTACACGGACTGCAAGCATCCTCTCCTTTTTAACGGAGACTTGGCGAATCTACAGCAAATTAAATACATCGAGACCCGGTACCCGAAACTTTCGGGAATCATGATCGGACGCGGGCTACTGGCAAACCCCGTCCTCGCCGCTCAATACGCAGGAATTCCCTGCGAAACACCCATAGATACGTTATTAAAAATCCACACCGAGATGCTTGCAGACTATACCGGCCGCTTGCAAGGCAGCGCACAGATTCTAAACAAGATTCGCCCCTTCTGGACATACACAGAAATCCCCAAGAAAATCCAGAAGAAAATTGAAAAGTCACGGAATCTTGCCGAATATCTCGAAGCGGTCAACGAACTTTCCTAA
- a CDS encoding dihydroorotate oxidase, with translation MSFNCVNHEYYLNFGDRMLALIRRIFHKYPEFRHDSFKHVARLAPYIPFLGGRPDLSKTLKRVITFPDHSNSLYLGCPIILAAGANKTAKRICDYANMGFGGITVGTATRKFREGNTHRPRIGFLENDRAIHNSMGLNNEGVEIIARRTDEQLTRAHKAGLCVGVSVAETPGLTDDEEKLKDLLESFAIAYKAGDYIEINVSCPNTGEARVDMDLSLTERIFGEIMKYRNAQAIRKAVYAKISPDLSERHLVNIMDMLVRTGVNGVVVGNTYPTKKMSELPVEAKLENLTPLRDDGDCGGMSGRPLYENMMWNVTYIRTHYPEISVIACGGIDHGFKIFDLIKLGVDAVECYSVVAFRWMAAHSMRKELEAALRETGYTTLSDYDDHNPKQTKAV, from the coding sequence ATGTCTTTCAACTGCGTGAATCACGAATATTACCTGAACTTTGGCGATCGCATGCTTGCGCTGATTCGCCGTATTTTTCACAAGTATCCCGAATTTCGTCATGATTCCTTTAAGCACGTCGCAAGGCTTGCTCCCTATATTCCCTTTTTAGGGGGGCGCCCTGACTTAAGCAAGACGCTCAAAAGGGTCATTACGTTTCCGGACCACAGCAACTCGCTGTATCTCGGTTGCCCGATCATTTTGGCCGCGGGGGCAAACAAGACTGCGAAACGAATTTGCGATTATGCGAATATGGGTTTCGGTGGCATTACCGTAGGAACGGCCACCCGCAAGTTCCGTGAAGGAAATACGCACCGTCCGCGTATCGGTTTCTTGGAAAATGACCGTGCCATTCACAATAGCATGGGCCTCAACAACGAAGGGGTCGAAATTATCGCTCGCCGCACCGATGAACAGCTGACGCGTGCCCATAAGGCAGGACTTTGCGTGGGAGTGTCGGTGGCGGAAACTCCGGGGCTTACCGATGACGAAGAAAAGTTGAAGGACTTGCTTGAAAGTTTTGCAATCGCCTACAAGGCGGGCGACTACATCGAGATTAACGTGAGCTGCCCGAATACCGGCGAGGCTCGCGTCGATATGGACCTTTCGCTTACCGAACGAATCTTTGGCGAAATTATGAAGTACCGCAATGCGCAGGCCATCCGCAAGGCCGTGTATGCCAAGATTAGCCCGGACCTTTCGGAACGTCACCTGGTGAACATCATGGACATGCTCGTGCGAACGGGGGTGAACGGTGTTGTTGTTGGAAACACGTACCCGACGAAAAAGATGAGCGAATTGCCTGTCGAGGCAAAACTCGAAAACCTGACTCCGCTCCGTGACGATGGCGACTGCGGTGGTATGTCCGGTCGTCCGCTTTATGAAAACATGATGTGGAACGTAACCTATATCCGTACCCATTACCCTGAAATCAGCGTGATTGCCTGTGGGGGTATTGACCATGGGTTCAAGATCTTTGACTTGATCAAGCTTGGGGTGGATGCGGTGGAGTGTTACTCCGTCGTTGCTTTCCGCTGGATGGCGGCACATTCGATGCGCAAGGAACTCGAAGCGGCACTTCGTGAAACCGGATATACGACGCTTTCGGATTACGACGACCACAATCCGAAGCAGACCAAGGCCGTTTAA